The genomic stretch CTGATCGAGCGAAAGCCCTGCGCCTCGTGGAACTCGGGGCTGGCACGGGGGCGAAGACGGCGATCCTGCTCAATGCCGCCGCCAGGTCGCGCGAGGACGTGCTGTACGTACCCGTGGATGTGTCGCTGGCTGCGCTCGAGATGGCCCGCGAGACGATCACGACGTTGTCACCCGAAGTCGACATAGCGCCGATCGTGGCCAACTATGTGACAGACCCACCGCGACTCGAATCTTTCCCGGGCCCCACGCTTGGCTTGTACATCGGTTCCAGTATCGGCAATTTTGCGCCTGCCGAGGCGCGCACCATTCTTTGCAACTTGATCGGTCAGCTGCAAGCCGGTGATGCCCTGCTGCTCGGAGTCGACATGGTGAAAGACGAGCGCACTCTAGTGGCGGCGTATGACGACCGGCAGGGAGTAACGGCGGCATTCAACGTGAACTTGCTGCATCGCCTCAATCGAGAGCTGAACGCGGATTTTAATCCTCTGAAATTCCGTCATCGTGCGTTCTGGAACCCGCTGCATTCACGCATCGAGATGCACTTGGAGAGCACTTGCGATCAGCAGGTTCGAATTCCCGGCGCAGACCTTCATGTCCATTTCGCAAGAGGCGAAGGTATTCACACCGAAAACAGCTACAAATTCACCAGCGAGATGATCGGCATGCTCCTCGGCGACGCCGGCTTTTCGGTCGAGCACACGTGGACGGACGAGCGTCGGTGGTATTCCGTGACGCTCGCTCGCGTCCGGTAAGGCATCATGAGATGCTTCGACGGTCGGCGCGGTTATTCGCGTAAGACGGAAGGCGCAGGAGTATTCTCTCCG from Pirellulales bacterium encodes the following:
- the egtD gene encoding L-histidine N(alpha)-methyltransferase; the protein is MLITEVQRGLAMRPRSLAPWMFYDARGSQIFERITQLPEYYPTRTERNILARNGERILAAAFPDRAKALRLVELGAGTGAKTAILLNAAARSREDVLYVPVDVSLAALEMARETITTLSPEVDIAPIVANYVTDPPRLESFPGPTLGLYIGSSIGNFAPAEARTILCNLIGQLQAGDALLLGVDMVKDERTLVAAYDDRQGVTAAFNVNLLHRLNRELNADFNPLKFRHRAFWNPLHSRIEMHLESTCDQQVRIPGADLHVHFARGEGIHTENSYKFTSEMIGMLLGDAGFSVEHTWTDERRWYSVTLARVR